A region of Mustela lutreola isolate mMusLut2 chromosome 17, mMusLut2.pri, whole genome shotgun sequence DNA encodes the following proteins:
- the NPTX2 gene encoding neuronal pentraxin-2 codes for MLALLAAGLALVVTAGAQDGPAPGSRFVCTALPPEAARAGCPLPAMPMQGGALSPEEELRAAVLQLRETVVQQKETLGAQREAIRELTGKLARCEGLAGGKAQGPAATGKDTMGDLPRDPGHVVEQLSRSLQTLKDRLESLEHQLRVNVSNAMLPSDFREVLQRRLGELERQLLRKVAELEDEKSLLHNETSAHRQKTENALNALLQRVTELERGNSAFKSPDAFKVSLPLRTNYLYGKIKKTLPELYAFTICLWLRSSALPGIGTPFSYAVPGQANEIVLIEWGNNPIELLINDKVAQLPLFVSDGKWHHICITWTTRDGMWEAFQDGEKLGTGENLAPWHPIKPGGVLILGQEQDTVGGRFDATQAFVGELSQFNIWDRVLRAQEIINIANCSTNMPGNIIPWVDNNVDVFGGASKWPVETCEERLLDL; via the exons ATGCTAGCGCTGCTGGCCGCCGGCTTGGCGCTCGTCGTGACCGCCGGCGCCCAAGACGGCCCGGCGCCCGGCAGCCGCTTCGTGTGCACGGCGCTGCCCCCGGAGGCGGCGCGCGCCGGCTGCCCGTTGCCCGCGATGCCCATGCAGGGCGGCGCGCTGAGCCCCGAGGAGGAGCTGCGGGCCGCGGTGCTGCAGCTGCGCGAGACCGTCGTGCAGCAGAAGGAGACTCTGGGCGCGCAGCGCGAGGCCATCCGCGAGCTCACGGGCAAGCTGGCGCGTTGCGAGGGGCTGGCAGGGGGCAAGGCACAGGGCCCGGCAGCCACAGGCAAGGACACTATGGGCGATCTGCCGCGGGACCCCGGCCACGTCGTGGAGCAGCTCAGCCGCTCGCTGCAGACCCTCAAGGACCGCCTGGAGAGCCTCGAG CACCAGCTCCGAGTGAATGTGTCCAATGCAATGCTGCCCAGCGACTTTCGAGAGGTGCTCCAGCGGCGactgggggagctggagaggcagCTGCTGCGCAaggtggcagagctggaggaCGAGAAGTCCCTGCTCCACAATGAGACCTCTGCTCACAGGCAGAAGACAGAGAATGCCCTGAATGCTCTGCTGCAGAGGGTGACTGAGCTGGAGCGAG GTAACAGTGCGTTCAAGTCTCCCGACGCGTTCAAAGTGTCCCTCCCCCTGCGCACAAACTACCTGTATGGCAAGATCAAGAAAACACTGCCTGAACTGTACGCCTTCACTATCTGCCTGTGGCTACGATCCAGCGCCTTGCCGGGCATCGGCACACCGTTCTCTTACGCGGTGCCGGGGCAGGCCAACGAGATCGTGCTGATAGAGTGGGGCAACAACCCCATTGAGCTGCTCATCAACGACAAG GTTGCGCAGCTGCCCCTGTTTGTCAGTGACGGCAAGTGGCACCATATCTGTATCACCTGGACGACGCGGGATGGCATGTGGGAGGCATTCCAGGATGGGGAGAAACTCGGCACTGGGGAGAACCTGGCCCCCTGGCACCCCATCAAGCCAGGGGGTGTGCTGATCCTCGGGCAGGAACAG gaCACCGTTGGGGGCAGGTTCGATGCCACGCAGGCATTCGTGGGGGAGCTCAGCCAGTTCAACATATGGGACCGCGTCCTCCGTGCACAAGAAATTATCAACATTGCCAACTGCTCCACGAACATGCCCGGCAACATCATACCCTGGGTGGACAACAACGTCGATGTGTTTGGAGGGGCTTCTAAGTGGCCCGTGGAGACCTGTGAGGAACGTCTCCTTGACTTGTAG